The following proteins are encoded in a genomic region of Brachypodium distachyon strain Bd21 chromosome 1, Brachypodium_distachyon_v3.0, whole genome shotgun sequence:
- the LOC100825375 gene encoding probable D-2-hydroxyglutarate dehydrogenase, mitochondrial isoform X1, whose protein sequence is MAILPFLSSRTRHSVLRGPLREAGRRALLSPAAPTYVHSPARPAEHTPTLPSTEFSSTGHRRPPPLDWTGAGARMISSSVGISHTRYGSTNHTLNSHKRFYWVPRPQRPSYRPGAGVATNEAHQSVNDSFEVQRRTFGSAAEPIQRNPAYSVLNPDDVSYFKSILGNNGVVQDKDRVAVANVDWMGKYKGASQLLLLPKSTNEVSKILAYCDSRRLAVVPQGGNTGLVGGSVPVHDEVIVNLGGMDKIVSFDNVNGILTCEAGCVLENLSTFVENEGFIMPLDLGAKGSCQIGGNISTNAGGLRFIRYGSLHGNVLGLEVVLANGTVLDMLTTLRKDNTGYDLKHLFVGSEGSLGIVTKVAILTPAKLPSTNVAFLSCNDYMSCQKLLLAARRSLGEIISAFEFMDRQCIDLAMTHLEGVHNPLPNLPYKFYVLIETTGSDESYDKAKLEAFLLRSMEDGLVTDGVIAQDISQASNFWRIREGISEASVKVGAVYKYDLSIPVEKLYDIVEEMRSRVGDMAEVLGYGHLGDGNLHLNILSSKYSDNILAQIEPFVYEWTAGHRGSISAEHGLGLMKAEKIHYSKSPEAVQLMASIKKLIDPNSILNPYKVLPRSVSAAGEG, encoded by the exons ATGGCGATTTTGCCGTTCCTCTCCTCCCGAACGCGCCACTCCGTCCTCCGGGGACCTCTGCGGGAGGCGGGCCGCCGCGCCCTGCTCTCCCCGGCGGCTCCCACGTATGTACACTcgcccgcccgccccgccGAACACACCCCCACGCTTCCTTCCACCGAATTCTCCTCTACTGGTCACCGtcgccctcctcccctcgACTGGACCGGTGCGGGAGCACGGATGATCTCTTCTAGTGTCG GTATTTCTCACACTCGATATGGATCGACAAACCATACTCTGAATTCTCATAAGAGATTCTATTGGGTCCCACGTCCGCAACGCCCCTCTTACAGACCTGGAGCTGGTGTGGCAACAAATGAAGCACACCAAAGTGTGAATGATTCATTTGAAGTTCAACGACGAACATTTGGTTCTGCAGCAGAACCAATCCAAAGGAATCCAGCCTACTCAGTGCTAAATCCTGATGATGTCTCTTACTTCAAGAGCATCTTGGGTAACAATGGAGTTGTTCAGGATAAAGACAGGGTGGCAGTTGCAAATGTTGATTGGATGGGTAAATACAAGGGTGCGAGTCAATTACTGCTTCTACCAAAAAGTACTAATGAG GTTTCGAAGATTCTTGCTTATTGCGACTCGAGACGATTGGCGGTGGTTCCTCAGGGCGGCAATACAGGTCTTGTAGGTGGCAGCGTGCCCGTTCATGATGAG GTGATTGTCAACCTTGGTGGTATGGACAAAATAGTCTCCTTTGACAAT GTAAATGGTATTCTTACTTGTGAAGCTGGTTGTGTGTTAGAGAACTTAAGTACATTTGTGGAGAATGAAGG GTTTATTATGCCTCTTGACTTGGGAGCAAAAGGTAGTTGCCAAATAGGAGGGAACATTTCAACTAATGCTGGTGGCCTTCGCTTTATACGCTATGGTTCACTTCACGGAAATGTACTTG GCCTTGAAGTTGTCCTGGCCAATGGAACTGTCCTTGACATGCTTACTACTTTAAGGAAAGACAACACTGGATATGATCTGAAGCACTTATTTGTTG GAAGTGAAGGCTCACTAGGAATAGTCACTAAAGTTGCAATACTTACACCTGCGAAGCTACCTTCGACTAATGTTGCATTTCTTTCCTGCAATGACTACATGAGCTGCCAG AAATTACTACTGGCAGCCAGGAGGAGTTTGGGTGAGATTATTTCTGCATTTGAGTTCATGGATCGTCAGTGTATTGATCTG GCTATGACACATTTGGAAGGAGTTCATAACCCTTTACCTAACTTGCCGTACAAATTTTATGTTCTAATTGAGACCACAGGAAGTGATGAATCCTATGACAA AGCAAAGCTTGAAGCTTTTTTGTTGCGTTCAATGGAAGATGGCCTTGTAACTGATGGAGTTATAGCGCAGGATATTAGCCAAGCATCCAATTTTTGGAGAATTCGTGAG GGTATATCAGAGGCATCTGTCAAAGTTGGTGCGGTCTACaaatatgacttgtccatacCTGTAGAGAAGCTATATGATATTGTTGAAGAAATGCGCAGCCGTGTCG GTGATATGGCAGAAGTATTGGGTTATGGCCACCTTGGTGATGGGAATCTGCATTTAAACATCTTATCAAGCAAGTACAGTGACAAT ATTCTGGCACAAATTGAACCATTTGTCTATGAGTGGACTGCCGGCCACAGAGGAAGCATTAGTGCAGAGCATGGATTGGGGCTAATGAAAGCTGAGAAGATTCACTACAGCAAGTCACCAGAAGCA GTGCAATTAATGGCCTCCATCAAGAAGTTGATAGACCCTAACTCAATCCTAAACCCCTACAAGGTTCTACCTCGATCCGTTTCTGCAGCTGGAGAAG GTTAG
- the LOC104581693 gene encoding agamous-like MADS-box protein AGL80: MPRKQRSTERIPNDVARRAAFRKRVNRLTKKAGELSTLCNTKVCVLVYAEGEARPEVCPSLAEAVPLLQRFTDTLEIEQFKKRVTHEDFLRQRMDKLTLQIQKNLPENSERDTAILLHQAMAGRLEGGLEGLPPEKYASVRWMVQTRLRSIGECIAKLQGQMAGLHLRSLPVPVPAPLPYQQEFASQKEIGSVNEVIRSDGGDVGTLVFTAGDGAGANTSAGGGFSWQWCADLGGPSSSMPPM; encoded by the coding sequence ATGCCTCGCAAGCAGAGGAGCACCGAGCGGATCCCCAACGACGTGGCCCGGCGCGCCGCCTTCCGGAAACGCGTCAACAGGCTAACCAAGAAGGCCGGCGAGCTGTCCACGCTCTGCAACACCAAGGTCTGCGTGTTGGTGTACGCCGAGGGCGAGGCACGGCCAGAGGTATGTCCTTCCTTGGCTGAGGCGGTGCCCCTCCTGCAGCGGTTCACGGACACGCTGGAGATTGAACAGTTCAAGAAGCGTGTGACCCACGAGGACTTCCTCCGGCAGCGCATGGACAAGCTGACGCTGCAGATCCAGAAGAACTTACCCGAGAACAGTGAGCGCGACACGGCGATCCTTCTGCACCAGGCCATGGCCGGACGCCTGGAGGGCGGCCTTGAGGGCCTCCCGCCCGAGAAGTACGCCAGCGTCCGCTGGATGGTGCAGACGCGGCTCAGGAGCATCGGGGAATGCATTGCAAAACTCCAAGGGCAAATGGCCGGCCTACATCTCCGGTCTCTGCCTGTTCCTGTTCCTGCACCTCTGCCGTATCAGCAGGAATTCGCATCGCAGAAGGAGATCGGCTCTGTCAACGAGGTGATCAGATCTGACGGCGGGGACGTTGGCACCCTTGTCTTCACTGCTGGCGATGGTGCTGGCGCCAACACCAGCGCCGGTGGAGGGTTCTCGTGGCAATGGTGCGCTGATCTTGGAGGTCCTAGTTCATCTATGCCTCCCATGTAA
- the LOC100825375 gene encoding probable D-2-hydroxyglutarate dehydrogenase, mitochondrial isoform X2 — protein MAILPFLSSRTRHSVLRGPLREAGRRALLSPAAPTYVHSPARPAEHTPTLPSTEFSSTGHRRPPPLDWTGAGARMISSSVGISHTRYGSTNHTLNSHKRFYWVPRPQRPSYRPGAGVATNEAHQSVNDSFEVQRRTFGSAAEPIQRNPAYSVLNPDDVSYFKSILGNNGVVQDKDRVAVANVDWMGKYKGASQLLLLPKSTNEVSKILAYCDSRRLAVVPQGGNTGLVGGSVPVHDEVIVNLGGMDKIVSFDNVNGILTCEAGCVLENLSTFVENEGFIMPLDLGAKGSCQIGGNISTNAGGLRFIRYGSLHGNVLGLEVVLANGTVLDMLTTLRKDNTGYDLKHLFVGSEGSLGIVTKVAILTPAKLPSTNVAFLSCNDYMSCQKLLLAARRSLGEIISAFEFMDRQCIDLAMTHLEGVHNPLPNLPYKFYVLIETTGSDESYDKAKLEAFLLRSMEDGLVTDGVIAQDISQASNFWRIREGISEASVKVGAVYKYDLSIPVEKLYDIVEEMRSRVIWQKYWVMATLVMGICI, from the exons ATGGCGATTTTGCCGTTCCTCTCCTCCCGAACGCGCCACTCCGTCCTCCGGGGACCTCTGCGGGAGGCGGGCCGCCGCGCCCTGCTCTCCCCGGCGGCTCCCACGTATGTACACTcgcccgcccgccccgccGAACACACCCCCACGCTTCCTTCCACCGAATTCTCCTCTACTGGTCACCGtcgccctcctcccctcgACTGGACCGGTGCGGGAGCACGGATGATCTCTTCTAGTGTCG GTATTTCTCACACTCGATATGGATCGACAAACCATACTCTGAATTCTCATAAGAGATTCTATTGGGTCCCACGTCCGCAACGCCCCTCTTACAGACCTGGAGCTGGTGTGGCAACAAATGAAGCACACCAAAGTGTGAATGATTCATTTGAAGTTCAACGACGAACATTTGGTTCTGCAGCAGAACCAATCCAAAGGAATCCAGCCTACTCAGTGCTAAATCCTGATGATGTCTCTTACTTCAAGAGCATCTTGGGTAACAATGGAGTTGTTCAGGATAAAGACAGGGTGGCAGTTGCAAATGTTGATTGGATGGGTAAATACAAGGGTGCGAGTCAATTACTGCTTCTACCAAAAAGTACTAATGAG GTTTCGAAGATTCTTGCTTATTGCGACTCGAGACGATTGGCGGTGGTTCCTCAGGGCGGCAATACAGGTCTTGTAGGTGGCAGCGTGCCCGTTCATGATGAG GTGATTGTCAACCTTGGTGGTATGGACAAAATAGTCTCCTTTGACAAT GTAAATGGTATTCTTACTTGTGAAGCTGGTTGTGTGTTAGAGAACTTAAGTACATTTGTGGAGAATGAAGG GTTTATTATGCCTCTTGACTTGGGAGCAAAAGGTAGTTGCCAAATAGGAGGGAACATTTCAACTAATGCTGGTGGCCTTCGCTTTATACGCTATGGTTCACTTCACGGAAATGTACTTG GCCTTGAAGTTGTCCTGGCCAATGGAACTGTCCTTGACATGCTTACTACTTTAAGGAAAGACAACACTGGATATGATCTGAAGCACTTATTTGTTG GAAGTGAAGGCTCACTAGGAATAGTCACTAAAGTTGCAATACTTACACCTGCGAAGCTACCTTCGACTAATGTTGCATTTCTTTCCTGCAATGACTACATGAGCTGCCAG AAATTACTACTGGCAGCCAGGAGGAGTTTGGGTGAGATTATTTCTGCATTTGAGTTCATGGATCGTCAGTGTATTGATCTG GCTATGACACATTTGGAAGGAGTTCATAACCCTTTACCTAACTTGCCGTACAAATTTTATGTTCTAATTGAGACCACAGGAAGTGATGAATCCTATGACAA AGCAAAGCTTGAAGCTTTTTTGTTGCGTTCAATGGAAGATGGCCTTGTAACTGATGGAGTTATAGCGCAGGATATTAGCCAAGCATCCAATTTTTGGAGAATTCGTGAG GGTATATCAGAGGCATCTGTCAAAGTTGGTGCGGTCTACaaatatgacttgtccatacCTGTAGAGAAGCTATATGATATTGTTGAAGAAATGCGCAGCCGT GTGATATGGCAGAAGTATTGGGTTATGGCCACCTTGGTGATGGGAATCTGCATTTAA
- the LOC104582283 gene encoding uncharacterized protein LOC104582283: MDKLKLQIQKSAPENNRRDTALLLHKAMRGQLQGGLEGLGIEKLTSVGWMVHMRLKGLRELIVKREEQAALQLQPLPAPASAYQQEASQQDEGDLGALVFCDTANDDGVGTNGGFSWQWFADLGASSSSYPPM; the protein is encoded by the coding sequence ATGGACAAGCTGAAGCTGCAGATCCAGAAGTCAGCACCCGAGAACAACAGGCGTGACACCGCCCTCCTTCTGCACAAGGCCATGCGCGGCCAACTCCAGGGCGGCCTAGAGGGCCTCGGCATCGAAAAGCTCACCAGCGTCGGCTGGATGGTGCATATGCGCCTCAAGGGCCTCCGTGAGCTCATTGTAAAACGCGAAGAGCAAGCGGccctccagctccagcctcTCCCGGCTCCAGCTTCGGCGTATCAGCAGGAAGCATCTCAGCAGGATGAAGGGGACCTTGGCGCCCTGGTCTTCTGTGACACTGCCAACGACGATGGTGTCGGCACCAATGGAGGGTTCTCATGGCAATGGTTCGCTGATCTTGGCGCTTCAAGTTCGTCTTACCCTCCCATGTAG